A single Syntrophorhabdaceae bacterium DNA region contains:
- a CDS encoding (2Fe-2S)-binding protein — protein sequence MDGSKKTINVKVNGEAYELSIKPKMTLLQLLRNELGLTGTKQACMDNSCGACTVIVDKMAVKACSVLAMQVNGREVTSIEGLASRDGKLTPLQEAFLEHSAFQCGFCSPGKLMSSTAMLEELEDPTEEDIRRDMEGNLCRCTGYVQYLEAIKSVVQKRKEGKK from the coding sequence ATGGATGGCTCGAAAAAAACGATAAACGTAAAAGTGAATGGAGAAGCATACGAATTGTCAATAAAGCCCAAGATGACCTTGCTTCAGCTTTTGAGGAATGAGCTGGGTTTAACGGGCACAAAGCAAGCCTGTATGGATAATTCCTGCGGAGCCTGCACCGTGATCGTCGACAAGATGGCCGTGAAGGCATGTTCGGTCCTGGCGATGCAGGTAAATGGAAGAGAGGTTACTTCAATTGAGGGATTGGCCTCCAGAGACGGCAAGCTGACACCCCTCCAGGAGGCATTTCTGGAGCACAGCGCTTTTCAGTGCGGGTTCTGCAGCCCGGGGAAGCTTATGTCTTCCACAGCTATGCTGGAAGAACTGGAAGACCCGACCGAGGAAGATATAAGAAGGGATATGGAAGGAAATCTGTGTCGGTGCACGGGCTACGTACAGTACTTAGAAGCTATTAAGTCAGTGGTCCAGAAGAGAAAGGAGGGAAAGAAATGA
- a CDS encoding xanthine dehydrogenase family protein subunit M: MKDFEYFSASSLQEACSLISQYKDVGKILAGGQSLITLLRQKLISPTCLIDIKGLKELDFIEFEKKSGLRIGALTTHRAIEKSSLIKEKYNVLSEMEKSVASVQTRNWGTIGGNLCSADPIGDPAPSLIVLGAKLKLVSAKGERVVALEDFFTDYFTTIIEPDEILAEIQIPLPAPNTGIEYMKFATIEAGIKIVSTSVAITVDAGSDVCKDAKIVMSAVAPIPLITKKAAEMLKGKKLTDDVIEEAAKMAASETDPTTDVHASAEYRKEIVKVLVKRATKKAFEKAKKA, translated from the coding sequence ATGAAAGATTTTGAATATTTTTCAGCCAGCAGCCTGCAGGAAGCTTGCTCTTTGATCTCCCAGTACAAAGATGTGGGCAAGATACTTGCCGGCGGTCAATCACTCATCACCCTTCTCAGGCAGAAGCTGATCAGTCCTACATGTCTCATCGATATCAAAGGACTTAAAGAACTCGATTTCATCGAATTCGAAAAGAAGAGCGGCCTGAGGATAGGGGCATTAACAACACACAGAGCAATTGAAAAATCTTCATTAATAAAGGAGAAATACAATGTGCTCTCTGAAATGGAAAAGAGCGTGGCCTCGGTCCAGACCAGGAACTGGGGCACCATAGGCGGCAATCTTTGCAGTGCAGACCCGATCGGAGACCCGGCACCTTCATTGATCGTATTAGGTGCGAAATTAAAATTAGTGAGCGCGAAGGGAGAAAGGGTAGTAGCCCTGGAAGATTTTTTTACGGATTACTTCACTACTATAATTGAGCCTGATGAGATACTCGCTGAGATCCAGATACCGCTCCCTGCACCCAATACAGGGATCGAGTATATGAAGTTTGCCACAATCGAGGCAGGGATAAAGATCGTATCCACATCGGTGGCGATTACCGTTGATGCCGGCAGCGATGTATGCAAAGACGCGAAGATCGTTATGAGCGCCGTAGCACCGATCCCGCTTATTACGAAAAAGGCGGCGGAGATGCTGAAGGGCAAGAAATTGACTGACGATGTGATCGAAGAGGCGGCAAAGATGGCCGCGTCAGAGACTGACCCCACCACAGATGTTCATGCATCAGCCGAATACAGGAAAGAGATCGTGAAGGTACTTGTGAAACGCGCGACAAAAAAGGCCTTTGAAAAAGCGAAAAAGGCTTAA
- a CDS encoding carbon monoxide dehydrogenase subunit G, which produces MKAPIQQVWQFIINPELIGNCVPGCEKIEAIDERTYVATVKAGVGPIKVRFKVTTSLTQIDEPKHIHMEAKGADLGMAGNFTQGSDVYLREVSASETEVAYSSNVTVNGRIALFGDRIMRAQAKKIGEEFIQALKEKIEGHKET; this is translated from the coding sequence GTGAAAGCGCCTATTCAGCAGGTGTGGCAGTTCATCATTAACCCCGAGCTGATAGGGAATTGCGTCCCCGGCTGCGAGAAGATCGAAGCAATCGATGAACGTACCTATGTGGCGACGGTGAAGGCCGGGGTCGGTCCGATAAAAGTGCGGTTTAAAGTCACCACGTCATTGACCCAGATAGACGAACCGAAACACATCCATATGGAAGCAAAAGGAGCTGATCTGGGCATGGCTGGAAATTTTACCCAGGGAAGCGACGTGTACCTGAGAGAGGTTTCGGCAAGCGAAACCGAGGTTGCATACTCATCGAATGTAACCGTCAACGGCAGGATCGCTCTTTTTGGTGACAGGATTATGCGGGCACAGGCAAAAAAGATTGGTGAAGAATTTATACAGGCGTTGAAAGAAAAAATTGAAGGACACAAGGAGACCTAA
- a CDS encoding FAD binding domain-containing protein, with translation MRPGYFEDLESFVELSSLKFEYLEPNSLKEACSMLDQYKEKAKLISGGTQLIPLMKMRKVNPEYLVNLKNIPNLEYVDYYSDFAEEGVKIGALATLFDLGRSVIINERASVLVEAINLREQRLNKTRWAYYMTTIGGCLSSPDSAADIAPALMILDAKAVMQGIQGWETVPIENLFTKNGNGEVYEILGEIRIPKEQESEIGLVYEKSVGTGGAPSIGAAVFLRLDLKHVNIEEIRIVVGGIGDAPVESQEGPAIMKDNPIDDHLIIDAADIAAGEVCGDSDPEVLDRTRELIEEAIRHAIDRSIGDFALGY, from the coding sequence AGATTTAGAAAGTTTTGTAGAATTGAGTTCTTTAAAATTTGAGTATCTGGAGCCAAATTCATTAAAAGAGGCATGTTCCATGCTCGATCAGTACAAGGAAAAGGCAAAACTGATCTCCGGCGGTACGCAACTTATCCCTTTGATGAAAATGCGAAAGGTAAACCCTGAATATCTTGTCAACCTCAAAAACATACCGAACCTTGAGTACGTTGATTACTACAGCGATTTTGCAGAAGAGGGCGTGAAGATAGGGGCGCTGGCAACGCTTTTTGATCTCGGCCGTTCAGTGATAATAAACGAAAGGGCGAGCGTTCTCGTTGAGGCGATCAACCTGAGAGAACAGCGGCTGAACAAGACCCGATGGGCATATTACATGACCACGATCGGCGGGTGCCTTTCCAGTCCGGATAGTGCGGCGGATATCGCCCCGGCATTGATGATATTAGACGCAAAGGCTGTTATGCAGGGCATTCAGGGTTGGGAAACAGTGCCGATAGAGAATCTTTTTACCAAGAACGGGAACGGAGAAGTATACGAGATCCTCGGAGAGATAAGAATACCAAAGGAGCAGGAAAGTGAAATAGGCCTTGTGTATGAGAAAAGCGTCGGCACAGGAGGGGCACCCAGTATAGGTGCGGCCGTTTTTCTCAGGCTGGATCTAAAACATGTGAATATAGAAGAGATAAGGATCGTAGTGGGTGGGATCGGGGATGCACCTGTTGAGTCACAGGAAGGACCGGCGATAATGAAAGACAATCCTATCGATGACCACCTGATCATTGATGCAGCAGATATAGCCGCCGGCGAGGTCTGCGGCGACTCTGACCCGGAGGTACTGGACAGGACAAGGGAGTTGATAGAAGAAGCAATACGGCATGCCATTGACCGTTCTATCGGCGATTTTGCGCTCGGGTATTAA